A stretch of the Capsicum annuum cultivar UCD-10X-F1 chromosome 8, UCD10Xv1.1, whole genome shotgun sequence genome encodes the following:
- the LOC107879335 gene encoding probable linoleate 9S-lipoxygenase 5 has product MASASTPENKKINGTIVLIKKRALELVPSEVVQHQAYEILGHKVTLQLISSVIEDSGKEMKGKLGKPTPLRDENSLGNESKFSVTFDWDEEFGTPGAFIIKNFNASEFFLKKLTLEVDDPSGIHFVCNSWVYPAEKYNSDRVFFVNQAWLPSETPVQLRWYREEELLNLRGNGIGKLEEWDRVYDYAHYNDLGDPEKGSTYVRSILGGSAKYPYPRRGRTGRPPTKTDPNSESRLPLLMSFGIYVPRDEKFAPLKMTDFVSIALKVIIQLLVPELESLGNISLNDFNSFEEILKIYGGGINLPDDLLLRSSTEMLKEFIQIAGQEFLKYPMPQVIKADKSAWRTDEEFAREMLAGINPVCICGLKEFPLTSKLDPRVYGDQTSKITRKHIQNQLDALTIEEAIKANQLFVLNHHDTVMPYLRQINMTSAKIYASRTLLFLQKDGTLKPLAIELSLAHPDGDQHGAISKVFTPQEDGVEASIWQLAKAYVSVNDSGVHQLISHWLHTHATIEPFVIATNRQLSVLHPIYKLLHPHFRDTMHINALARQTLLNAGGILEQTVFPTKYAMEMTSIAYKDWIFPEQALPADLIKRGVAIEDPESEQGVRLLIEDYPYAVDGLEIWLAIKSWVQEYCTCYYKTDDMIQKDTELQAWWKELREEGHGDKKDEPWWPKMQTLRELIDSCTIIIWIASALHAAINFGQYPYGGYLPNRPSMSRRFMPEPGSPEYEELKTNPEKGYLRTITPQLQTLIGISAIEILSTHSSDEIYLGQRDTPEWTNDKEPLQAFERFGKKLAEIEEKIIKMNNDKKTKNRIGPIKMPYTLLYPKSEPGLTGKGIPNSISI; this is encoded by the exons ATGGCATCAGCTAGTACACCTGAAAACAAAAAGATCAATGGCACTATTGTCCTTATAAAAAAGAGAGCTTTAGAACTTGTTCCATCTGAAGTTGTTCAACATCAAGCTTATGAGATTCTTGGGCATAAGGTCACCTTGCAGCTTATCAGTTCTGTTATTGAAGATTCCG GGAAAGAAATGAAAGGGAAACTTGGGAAACCCACTCCCTTGAGAGATGAGAATAGCTTAGGCAATGAATCAAAGTTCAGTGTCACATTTGATTGGGATGAAGAATTTGGAACTCCAGGAGCATTCATCATCAAGAACTTTAATGCTAGTGAGTTCTTTCTCAAGAAACTGACTCTTGAAGTTGATGATCCAAGTGGTATACATTTTGTCTGCAATTCTTGGGTTTATCCAGCTGAAAAGTACAACTCAGACCGCGTTTTCTTTGTCAATCAG GCTTGGCTTCCGAGTGAAACTCCAGTACAATTACGCTGGTATAGGGAAGAGGAATTGTTGAACTTGAGAGGAAATGGAATTGGAAAACTCGAGGAGTGGGACAGGGTTTATGACTATGCTCATTACAATGACCTTGGAGATCCAGAAAAGGGTTCAACTTACGTCAGGTCAATCCTAGGAGGATCTGCAAAGTATCCTTATCCACGTAGAGGAAGAACCGGAAGACCACCAACAAAAACAG ATCCTAATTCCGAGAGCCGGCTGCCACTGCTAATGAGCTTTGGCATTTATGTTCCACGGGATGAGAAGTTTGCACCCTTAAAGATGACGGATTTTGTCAGTATAGCACTTAAGGTCATCATTCAGCTCCTTGTCCCCGAGCTCGAGTCTTTAGGAAACATCAGCCTCAATGACTTCAACAGCTTTGAagagattttaaaaatttatggagGAGGAATCAATCTTCCAGATGATCTTTTGCTGAGAAGTAGTACAGAGATGCTCAAGGAATTTATTCAAATTGCTGGTCAGGAGTTCCTTAAGTATCCGATGCCACAGGTTATAAAAG CGGATAAGTCAGCTTGGAGGACTGACGAGGAATTTGCAAGAGAGATGCTGGCTGGAATAAACCCTGTCTGCATTTGTGGCCTTAAA GAGTTCCCTCTGACTAGTAAGCTGGACCCTAGAGTCTATGGCGACCAAACTAGCAAGATAACCAGAAAACACATACAAAATCAGTTAGATGCATTGACTATAGAGGAG GCCATCAAGGCAAATCAGCTTTTCGTACTGAATCATCATGACACAGTTATGCCATATCTGAGGCAGATCAATATGACCAGTGCAAAAATCTATGCCTCAAGAACTCTCCTCTTTCTACAAAAAGATGGGACTTTGAAGCCGCTAGCCATTGAACTAAGCTTGGCTCATCCTGATGGAGATCAACATGGTGCCATTAGCAAAGTTTTTACACCACAGGAAGATGGCGTTGAGGCTTCCATATGGCAATTGGCTAAAGCTTATGTCTCAGTCAATGACTCTGGAGTTCATCAGCTAATTAGCCACTG GTTACACACTCATGCCACAATCGAGCCATTTGTGATTGCGACAAACAGGCAGCTAAGCGTGCTTCATCCTATCTATAAGCTTTTGCATCCACACTTCCGTGATACAATGCACATAAATGCTTTGGCTAGACAGACTCTACTTAATGCTGGAGGAATTCTTGAGCAAACAGTTTTCCCTACAAAATATGCCATGGAGATGACATCAATAGCTTACAAGGACTGGATTTTTCCTGAACAGGCCCTTCCTGCTGATCTCATCAAGAG AGGTGTGGCAATTGAGGATCCTGAATCTGAACAAGGTGTCCGCCTACTGATTGAGGACTATCCATATGCTGTGGATGGGCTAGAAATATGGTTGGCAATCAAAAGCTGGGTTCAGGAGTACTGCACCTGCTATTACAAAACAGATGACATGATTCAGAAAGATACTGAACTCCAAGCCTGGTGGAAAGAACTCAGAGAAGAGGGACACGGTGACAAGAAAGATGAGCCATGGTGGCCTAAAATGCAGACCCTCAGAGAGCTAATTGACTCCTGCACCATCATTATCTGGATCGCTTCTGCTCTTCATGCAGCCATCAATTTCGGTCAGTATCCTTATGGTGGCTACCTACCAAATCGCCCTTCAATGAGCCGAAGGTTCATGCCTGAACCAGGCAGTCCAGAGTATGAAGAGCTGAAGACAAACCCTGAAAAAGGATATCTGAGAACAATTACACCACAACTCCAGACTCTAATCGGAATTTCTGCTATCGAGATTTTGTCAACACATTCTTCAGATGAAATTTACCTTGGTCAAAGAGACACTCCTGAATGGACTAATGACAAAGAGCCATTACAAGCTTTtgaaagatttggaaagaagctggctgaaattgaagaaaagattataAAGATGAACAATGACAAGAAAACGAAGAACAGGATTGGACCTATTAAGATGCCATATACATTGCTTTATCCTAAAAGTGAACCAGGACTTACTGGCAAAGGAATACCAAACAGTATCTCTATATAA